In Cololabis saira isolate AMF1-May2022 chromosome 1, fColSai1.1, whole genome shotgun sequence, the following proteins share a genomic window:
- the LOC133444307 gene encoding histone H4-like — MEIKEVNNVVNVVRAQLLTNFIINMSGRGKGGKGLGKGGAKRHRKVLRDNIQGITKPAIRRLARRGGVKRISGLIYEETRGVLKVFLENVIRDAVTYTEHAKRKTVTAMDVVYALKRQGRTLYGFGG, encoded by the exons atggaaat AAAGGAGGTAAATAACGTGGTCAACGTAGTTCGAGCTCAGTTGTTGACTAACTTCATAATCAACATGAGCGGacgaggaaaaggaggaaagggtCTCGGTAAAGGAGGCGCTAAGCGTCACCGTAAAGTCCTCCGTGACAACATCCAGGGAATCACCAAACCCGCCATCCGCCGTCTGGCTCGCCGCGGCGGGGTGAAGCGTATCTCCGGTCTGATCTACGAGGAGACCCGCGGTGTGCTGAAGGTCTTCCTGGAGAACGTGATCCGTGATGCCGTAACCTACACCGAGCACGCAAAGAGGAAGACGGTGACCGCCATGGATGTGGTGTACGCGCTCAAGAGACAGGGACGCACCCTGTACGGATTCGGGGGTTAA